The Pseudomonas sp. MRSN 12121 genome has a window encoding:
- a CDS encoding type IV secretion system protein has product MATQTYTQVLTFVDGMTNAFITQNVVAVANAIAPAVNTLLAVYVMFWGYALLRGGTKEPMMDGLQRIFKMVIILYVGFQFAAYNQYVVNTFSVAPLELGQSFFGASDTSTIFGSLDSILGKGFEAGKKFWDQAGILVGDPGMYMVAILVWGQTILVTAYACFLIVGAKIALAIIMAIGPLFIFSLMFQSTSDFFSRWVQQLANYALVIIMTIAANALVMTLYERASTGAAAITNTAQVSQLFPFLVTGAISLLCLVQIPSKAGGLAGGVSFNSYGAGRLAARFLTRSLRSLMPRRRPRDPNRNRDKKRPRGGQIKV; this is encoded by the coding sequence ATGGCTACGCAAACCTATACGCAGGTGCTGACGTTCGTAGACGGGATGACCAACGCGTTCATTACGCAGAACGTCGTCGCCGTCGCCAACGCTATTGCACCTGCGGTAAACACCTTACTGGCCGTATACGTCATGTTTTGGGGCTATGCGTTGCTGAGAGGTGGCACAAAAGAGCCCATGATGGATGGCCTACAGCGCATCTTTAAAATGGTTATTATTCTCTATGTCGGCTTTCAGTTCGCCGCATACAACCAGTATGTCGTTAACACATTTAGCGTAGCCCCTTTGGAGCTTGGACAGTCGTTCTTCGGTGCCTCGGATACCAGCACCATTTTTGGTTCGCTAGATAGCATCCTGGGTAAAGGTTTTGAAGCCGGTAAAAAGTTTTGGGACCAAGCCGGTATATTGGTCGGTGACCCTGGCATGTATATGGTCGCTATCCTGGTTTGGGGCCAAACGATATTGGTAACTGCCTATGCGTGCTTCTTGATCGTCGGTGCCAAAATCGCATTGGCTATCATCATGGCAATCGGACCGCTGTTCATCTTCTCGCTGATGTTCCAATCTACATCCGATTTCTTTAGCCGCTGGGTGCAGCAACTCGCTAACTATGCCCTAGTCATCATCATGACCATTGCCGCGAATGCTCTAGTGATGACCCTGTATGAGCGTGCATCGACCGGTGCGGCTGCAATCACCAATACCGCACAAGTTAGCCAGCTGTTCCCGTTCCTGGTAACTGGCGCGATTTCCCTTCTGTGTCTGGTGCAGATTCCATCAAAGGCGGGGGGCTTGGCCGGTGGGGTGTCGTTCAACTCCTACGGCGCAGGTCGCCTGGCTGCACGCTTCCTGACTCGTTCTCTACGTTCGCTCATGCCTCGCCGCCGTCCCCGCGATCCGAACCGCAACCGCGATAAGAAGCGGCCACGGGGTGGCCAAATCAAGGTCTGA
- a CDS encoding type IV secretion system protein, which produces MMNFKRITVAIGLATAISSGAAHADIVPVIDALAIEKAIANGVILSNQLTEIKNNLDVAKQQYGSLTGNRGMGGLMSDSPRNGLPDNWDESMALLNSNSGPTYGDLATSANQIRESQSVLSSSEAASLSPQMQSYLSNMRNMSANQQALGQAAYNNSATRVQTLQRLSSSINSSTDPKAIMDLQAVAQSEQAKLQNDQAQLQSVLQLTQANDAAARQMQNEMRMQVSGSNDSFPALDTSIPNN; this is translated from the coding sequence ATGATGAACTTCAAACGCATCACCGTTGCCATCGGACTGGCCACCGCGATTAGCTCGGGGGCCGCCCATGCCGATATCGTGCCTGTTATCGACGCCTTGGCCATCGAGAAGGCCATTGCAAACGGCGTCATTCTGAGCAACCAGCTGACCGAGATAAAGAACAACCTTGACGTGGCCAAGCAGCAATATGGCTCGTTGACCGGCAATCGCGGCATGGGCGGGCTTATGTCCGACTCGCCGCGAAATGGCCTACCTGATAATTGGGATGAAAGCATGGCCCTGTTGAACAGCAACAGCGGTCCGACTTACGGCGACTTGGCCACATCGGCTAATCAAATTCGTGAGTCGCAATCTGTCCTTTCTTCTTCCGAAGCAGCGTCTTTGTCGCCACAGATGCAAAGCTATCTGTCAAACATGCGCAACATGAGTGCGAACCAACAAGCTCTTGGCCAGGCGGCTTACAACAACTCCGCGACACGTGTGCAGACCTTGCAACGCCTTTCCTCCAGTATCAATTCTTCAACTGACCCGAAAGCGATTATGGACCTGCAAGCTGTTGCGCAGTCTGAACAGGCCAAGTTGCAGAACGACCAGGCGCAACTACAAAGCGTACTGCAACTGACGCAAGCGAATGATGCCGCAGCGCGCCAGATGCAAAACGAAATGCGCATGCAGGTTAGCGGGAGTAACGACAGTTTCCCCGCCTTGGATACCTCGATTCCTAACAACTGA